In the Pogoniulus pusillus isolate bPogPus1 chromosome 4, bPogPus1.pri, whole genome shotgun sequence genome, one interval contains:
- the DYRK4 gene encoding dual specificity tyrosine-phosphorylation-regulated kinase 4 isoform X1, with protein MLTEIVDKSSHVDAFSQPQLTVQERDHLESNRVFHQKVSRGVLSLPHLEGQAKNGLVTDTANPPLLESSLPQITNKSLHNVLPSLQENGTPGSISQFVLPDCLPESDTTAQTKPSEPESTSICVKLPMTASEALKYFRNQLTVYEQKEIFNYAELWFLGLEAKKIEVLPETQSNNCYDDEHGSYLKVLHDHIAYRYEVLEVIGKGSFGQVAKCLDHKTNELVALKIIRNKKRFHSQALVEVKILDALLKKDKDDTHNIIHMKEYFYFRNHFCISFELLGINLYELIKKNNFQGFSLSLIRHFTQGVLRCLQVLYQERIIHCDLKPENILLYHNGQGSVKVIDFGSSCYEHQRVYTYVQSRFYRSPEVILGHPYAMAVDMWSLGCIIAELYTGYPLFPGENEVDQLACIMEVLGLPPDDFIQASTRKRTFFDSKGFPKSVTNSKGKKRCPDSKDLSTVLKTHDAGFLDFLKGCLMWEPALRMTPDEAMKHEWIQEPKIYRANQKTQASRRLSDGSFTAPEDKQEENICEKDLERYG; from the exons TCTTCCCACGTGGATGCATTTTCTCAGCCCCAATTGACTGTACAAGAGAGAGATCATCTGGAATCTAACAGAGTCTTCCATCAG AAAGTCAGTCGTGGTGTCCTTTCCCTCCCACATCTGGAAGGTCAAgcaaagaatggtttggttACAGACACTGCAAACCCTCCCCTCCTTGaaagcagcctgccccagatAACAAACAAGAGCTTGCACAatgttcttccttctcttcag GAAAATGGAACTCCAGGCAGTATTTCCCAGTTTGTCCTTCCAGACTGTCTTCCTGAGAGTGATACCACAGCCCAGACAAAACCATCAGAACCAGAAAGCACCAGCATCTGTGTCAAACTGCCTATGACAGCTTCAG AAGCCTTGAAATATTTTAGAAACCAGTTAACAGTCTATGAGCAAAAAGAAATTTTCAATTATGCAGAGCTGTGGTTTCTGGGGCTGGAAGCTAAAAAGATTGAAGTTTTGCCTGAAACCCAGAGTAATAATTGTTACGATGATGAGCATGGTTCCTACTTAAAG gTTTTACATGACCATATTGCATACCGATATGAAGTGTTGGAGGTCATTGGGAAAGGGTCGTTTGGGCAAGTGGCTAAATGCTTGGATCATAAAACCAATGAATTAGTGGCATTGAAAATAATAAGGAATAAGAAAAG ATTTCATAGCCAGGCTTTGGTAGAAGTGAAGATCCTTGATGCTCTCCTGAAGAAGGACAAAGACGACACTCACAATATCATCCACATGAAGGAGTACTTCTACTTTCGCAACCACTTCTGCATTTCCTTTGAACTGCTGGG AATAAATTTGTATGAGTTGATCAAAAAGAACAATTTCCAAGGTTTCAGTTTGTCTTTAATCCGACACTTCACTCAGGGTGTGCTGAGATGCTTGCAAGTGCTCTACCAGGAAAGAATCATTCACTGTGATCTGAAGCCT gAGAACATATTATTATACCACAATGGCCAAGGTTCAGTTAAAGTTATTGATTTTGGATCAAGCTGCTATGAACACCAAAGAG TGTACACCTATGTCCAGAGCCGGTTTTATCGCTCTCCTGAAGTGATCCTTGGTCATCCTTATGCTATGGCTGTCGATATGTGGAGCTTAGGCTGCATCATAGCTGAGCTCTACACAGGCTACCCACTGTTTCCAGGTGAAAATGAAGTCGATCAGCTTGCCTGCATCATGGAG GTATTGGGCCTTCCACCAGATGATTTTATCCAGGCTTCGACAAGGAAGAGAACATTCTTTG ATTCCAAAGGTTTTCCTAAATCAGTAACTAACagcaaggggaaaaagagaTGTCCAGACTCCAAGGATCTAAGCACAGTGCTGAAAACCCATGATGCTGGCTTCTTGGACTTTCTGAAAGGCTGTCTCAT GTGGGAACCTGCCCTACGCATGACTCCTGATGAAGCAATGAAGCATGAATGGATCCAGGAACCAAAAATATACAGAGCAAACCAGAAAACACAGGCTTCAAGGAGGCTCAGTGATGGATCTTTCACTGCACCGGAGGATAAACAAGAAGAGAATATTTGTGA AAAAGACCTGGAAAGATATGGATGA
- the DYRK4 gene encoding dual specificity tyrosine-phosphorylation-regulated kinase 4 isoform X3: MATGKAEAPSYAQLGRGILLLSPLENGTPGSISQFVLPDCLPESDTTAQTKPSEPESTSICVKLPMTASEALKYFRNQLTVYEQKEIFNYAELWFLGLEAKKIEVLPETQSNNCYDDEHGSYLKVLHDHIAYRYEVLEVIGKGSFGQVAKCLDHKTNELVALKIIRNKKRFHSQALVEVKILDALLKKDKDDTHNIIHMKEYFYFRNHFCISFELLGINLYELIKKNNFQGFSLSLIRHFTQGVLRCLQVLYQERIIHCDLKPENILLYHNGQGSVKVIDFGSSCYEHQRVYTYVQSRFYRSPEVILGHPYAMAVDMWSLGCIIAELYTGYPLFPGENEVDQLACIMEVLGLPPDDFIQASTRKRTFFDSKGFPKSVTNSKGKKRCPDSKDLSTVLKTHDAGFLDFLKGCLMWEPALRMTPDEAMKHEWIQEPKIYRANQKTQASRRLSDGSFTAPEDKQEENICEKDLERYG, encoded by the exons atgGCCACAGGTaaggcagaagccccaagttatgcccaactgggcagagggattctcctcctgtcaccactG GAAAATGGAACTCCAGGCAGTATTTCCCAGTTTGTCCTTCCAGACTGTCTTCCTGAGAGTGATACCACAGCCCAGACAAAACCATCAGAACCAGAAAGCACCAGCATCTGTGTCAAACTGCCTATGACAGCTTCAG AAGCCTTGAAATATTTTAGAAACCAGTTAACAGTCTATGAGCAAAAAGAAATTTTCAATTATGCAGAGCTGTGGTTTCTGGGGCTGGAAGCTAAAAAGATTGAAGTTTTGCCTGAAACCCAGAGTAATAATTGTTACGATGATGAGCATGGTTCCTACTTAAAG gTTTTACATGACCATATTGCATACCGATATGAAGTGTTGGAGGTCATTGGGAAAGGGTCGTTTGGGCAAGTGGCTAAATGCTTGGATCATAAAACCAATGAATTAGTGGCATTGAAAATAATAAGGAATAAGAAAAG ATTTCATAGCCAGGCTTTGGTAGAAGTGAAGATCCTTGATGCTCTCCTGAAGAAGGACAAAGACGACACTCACAATATCATCCACATGAAGGAGTACTTCTACTTTCGCAACCACTTCTGCATTTCCTTTGAACTGCTGGG AATAAATTTGTATGAGTTGATCAAAAAGAACAATTTCCAAGGTTTCAGTTTGTCTTTAATCCGACACTTCACTCAGGGTGTGCTGAGATGCTTGCAAGTGCTCTACCAGGAAAGAATCATTCACTGTGATCTGAAGCCT gAGAACATATTATTATACCACAATGGCCAAGGTTCAGTTAAAGTTATTGATTTTGGATCAAGCTGCTATGAACACCAAAGAG TGTACACCTATGTCCAGAGCCGGTTTTATCGCTCTCCTGAAGTGATCCTTGGTCATCCTTATGCTATGGCTGTCGATATGTGGAGCTTAGGCTGCATCATAGCTGAGCTCTACACAGGCTACCCACTGTTTCCAGGTGAAAATGAAGTCGATCAGCTTGCCTGCATCATGGAG GTATTGGGCCTTCCACCAGATGATTTTATCCAGGCTTCGACAAGGAAGAGAACATTCTTTG ATTCCAAAGGTTTTCCTAAATCAGTAACTAACagcaaggggaaaaagagaTGTCCAGACTCCAAGGATCTAAGCACAGTGCTGAAAACCCATGATGCTGGCTTCTTGGACTTTCTGAAAGGCTGTCTCAT GTGGGAACCTGCCCTACGCATGACTCCTGATGAAGCAATGAAGCATGAATGGATCCAGGAACCAAAAATATACAGAGCAAACCAGAAAACACAGGCTTCAAGGAGGCTCAGTGATGGATCTTTCACTGCACCGGAGGATAAACAAGAAGAGAATATTTGTGA AAAAGACCTGGAAAGATATGGATGA
- the DYRK4 gene encoding dual specificity tyrosine-phosphorylation-regulated kinase 4 isoform X2, whose amino-acid sequence MLTEIVDKSSHVDAFSQPQLTVQERDHLESNRVFHQKVSRGVLSLPHLEGQAKNGLVTDTANPPLLESSLPQITNKSLHNVLPSLQENGTPGSISQFVLPDCLPESDTTAQTKPSEPESTSICVKLPMTASEALKYFRNQLTVYEQKEIFNYAELWFLGLEAKKIEVLPETQSNNCYDDEHGSYLKVLHDHIAYRYEVLEVIGKGSFGQVAKCLDHKTNELVALKIIRNKKRFHSQALVEVKILDALLKKDKDDTHNIIHMKEYFYFRNHFCISFELLGINLYELIKKNNFQGFSLSLIRHFTQGVLRCLQVLYQERIIHCDLKPENILLYHNGQGSVKVIDFGSSCYEHQRVYTYVQSRFYRSPEVILGHPYAMAVDMWSLGCIIAELYTGYPLFPGENEVDQLACIMEVLGLPPDDFIQASTRKRTFFDSKGFPKSVTNSKGKKRCPDSKDLSTVLKTHDAGFLDFLKGCLMWEPALRMTPDEAMKHEWIQEPKIYRANQKTQASRRLSDGSFTAPEDKQEENI is encoded by the exons TCTTCCCACGTGGATGCATTTTCTCAGCCCCAATTGACTGTACAAGAGAGAGATCATCTGGAATCTAACAGAGTCTTCCATCAG AAAGTCAGTCGTGGTGTCCTTTCCCTCCCACATCTGGAAGGTCAAgcaaagaatggtttggttACAGACACTGCAAACCCTCCCCTCCTTGaaagcagcctgccccagatAACAAACAAGAGCTTGCACAatgttcttccttctcttcag GAAAATGGAACTCCAGGCAGTATTTCCCAGTTTGTCCTTCCAGACTGTCTTCCTGAGAGTGATACCACAGCCCAGACAAAACCATCAGAACCAGAAAGCACCAGCATCTGTGTCAAACTGCCTATGACAGCTTCAG AAGCCTTGAAATATTTTAGAAACCAGTTAACAGTCTATGAGCAAAAAGAAATTTTCAATTATGCAGAGCTGTGGTTTCTGGGGCTGGAAGCTAAAAAGATTGAAGTTTTGCCTGAAACCCAGAGTAATAATTGTTACGATGATGAGCATGGTTCCTACTTAAAG gTTTTACATGACCATATTGCATACCGATATGAAGTGTTGGAGGTCATTGGGAAAGGGTCGTTTGGGCAAGTGGCTAAATGCTTGGATCATAAAACCAATGAATTAGTGGCATTGAAAATAATAAGGAATAAGAAAAG ATTTCATAGCCAGGCTTTGGTAGAAGTGAAGATCCTTGATGCTCTCCTGAAGAAGGACAAAGACGACACTCACAATATCATCCACATGAAGGAGTACTTCTACTTTCGCAACCACTTCTGCATTTCCTTTGAACTGCTGGG AATAAATTTGTATGAGTTGATCAAAAAGAACAATTTCCAAGGTTTCAGTTTGTCTTTAATCCGACACTTCACTCAGGGTGTGCTGAGATGCTTGCAAGTGCTCTACCAGGAAAGAATCATTCACTGTGATCTGAAGCCT gAGAACATATTATTATACCACAATGGCCAAGGTTCAGTTAAAGTTATTGATTTTGGATCAAGCTGCTATGAACACCAAAGAG TGTACACCTATGTCCAGAGCCGGTTTTATCGCTCTCCTGAAGTGATCCTTGGTCATCCTTATGCTATGGCTGTCGATATGTGGAGCTTAGGCTGCATCATAGCTGAGCTCTACACAGGCTACCCACTGTTTCCAGGTGAAAATGAAGTCGATCAGCTTGCCTGCATCATGGAG GTATTGGGCCTTCCACCAGATGATTTTATCCAGGCTTCGACAAGGAAGAGAACATTCTTTG ATTCCAAAGGTTTTCCTAAATCAGTAACTAACagcaaggggaaaaagagaTGTCCAGACTCCAAGGATCTAAGCACAGTGCTGAAAACCCATGATGCTGGCTTCTTGGACTTTCTGAAAGGCTGTCTCAT GTGGGAACCTGCCCTACGCATGACTCCTGATGAAGCAATGAAGCATGAATGGATCCAGGAACCAAAAATATACAGAGCAAACCAGAAAACACAGGCTTCAAGGAGGCTCAGTGATGGATCTTTCACTGCACCGGAGGATAAACAAGAAGAGAATATTT AA